CGGCTCGCGGTCTGATTCATCAGCTTGATCGGAACGAGACCGCCGTCAGTCCTGAACTGGTCGTCGGTGGTGGCCTTCGCGTCGAAGGGGAACGTCCAGAAGCCTTTGAAGTAGATCGCGCTGGTGAGGACGAACGTCGTGCCGGGGCGGACGTTGTCCGGCTTGAGCAGGTCGCGAATCCGGTCGCGGGTCTGGTCGGCAACCCAACGATTGATGGTTTCCCGGGCGGCGTCGGCCGAGTGGGCGAAGTCGACACGGTGAGGCGCTGCGTGGTAGGAGCGTTCCAGACGGGCGATGAATTCCGGCAGAATCTCGGTCGACTCGTCGAACCATCCAGCATTGGCGGACCAGAGCCCGGGCGACTTCTCAACATCTGCGTTCGCCGCCGGCCTGATCGCTCCTTTGACCTCCGCAAGGAGGTTGCCAAGCCCGTCGTGCGCGGCGTCGCCCAGGCGCTCAAGGTGAAGCGTCCTCGCGATCTGATCGGCGGTCTCGCCCTTGGCGCCCGCGGCGGTCATCGACACGGCGGTCGCCACGTTGAGCGGCGAACAGAAGACGTTTCCGGGCTTCGCCGCGAGCGCCTTGTAGAGATCGACAGTGAACTGCCCAACGCCGGAAACGACCCTCGGATCGGCAGCCTTAGGTGTCTCGTCGGCCGCCATGACGGCGGCGCCCATGGCAAGAACGCCGCCGGCGGCGAGCTTCGCGATCGACTGGATCATGTCATGTCCCCCGGCAAAGATCCTACGCCTTGAATCGTCGCAGCGTCCCCTCGGGAAGACTACGATCGAGGCCCAAGGTTTTCCAAGGGAGCCGATGAAATTCAGGGCCTGGCCTGTCAGCGATGCGATCCCTGGCGGCGGGGGCCGCGATGGCCGCCGCCCTGGTTCTGGCCTGACTTTTCCGGCGGTCCAGCCGGACGGGCTGCGTCCTTGGCTCCCTCGCCGCTGACGCGAGTCACCATGTAGGTGCCGCTCTTGGGATTGCGTTCGATGTCGACCAACTCGACGTTGTCCGCGTCCTCGAGGAGGTGGGTGAAGCTGCGGTAGCCGAAGTAGCTCTCGTCGAACGAGGGCATCTTTCGTTTCATCGTGTCCTTGATCATCGAGGCGTAGAGCACCTCGTGATTCTCGCGCCGGAGGGCGGCGCAGGCCTCGACGAGCAGGCTGAAGACCTCGCGCTGCTTCTCGGTCAGGTTGGCCGGCAGGTACGAGTTGAGGTCGATGGCGAGCTGCTGCTCGTTCTGCTCCTGGCGTTCCAGGTCCTCGTAATAGATGAACTCGTCGCAGTTGTCGCGGAGCAGTTCCGAGGTCGAGCCCTTCATCCCCAGTCCGATGACGTGCTTGCCGTTCTCCTTCAGTTTGGAGACCAGCGGGGAGAAGTCGGAATCGCCGGAGACAATGACGAAGGTGTCGACGTGGGGCTTGCTCCAGGCCAGATCCATCGCGTCGACGACCAGCCGGATGTCGGCCGAGTTCTTGCCCGTCTGAGAGCGTTTGGGGATCTCGATCAGCTCGATCGCCGACTCGTGGAACGGAGCCGTGTAGTTCGGGTATCGGCTCCAGTCGGCGTAAGCCTTCTTGACGATCAGCTTGCCCTTCTCCACCAACCGTTCGAGCACCTTCTGAACGTCGAATTTGATCTTGCGCTGACTCTGAAAGCCCATCGCCAGGTTTTCAAGGTCGATGAAGACGGCCAGGTTGCGCTCTCGCTCGTGTTCTATCTTGGGCATCGTGATGACTGCGCTCGCGAGCTGCCGCGGTTGGATGGGGGCCGTAGTTCAGGGCGGTTTTTCTGGGCGAGACGGCCCTGATCCCGCACCCTCCGGCCGGATCGGCTCATGTTACGCCAATCCTGGACAGGCCTCAACCCGCCCCCGGAATTCCCTTCTCGAGTCGCACCGAGGCTGAGAACACCTCGGATCTCGGTTTAAGGGAGACCTAGGCTTTTTTATATGGCGGTTTCAGGCGCCGAGAACCTGATTTCAAGGCTTGAACCGGAATGGGTTCTGCATGATGGGACGAAGAAGGGAAGTGGGTCGCAAGGGCCGTCTGGCGGAGCTGGTGAGGAATAGTGTGATTATAACGGTGAAGACTGGGCAGTTTGGGAAATCTGTATACTGCGGTTGTCCGAGTGATGGAAACGGTCGAGAGGCATGGCTAGATTGATTGGGATTGGAAGGTTCGGATGCTTTGAACGGTTGGGGTGATGAGTCGATCTTCGCCTTCTTCCCGTCTGCCGCGAGGTCTTCGAGGGGATCGGCGTCGATGCTCGTGGATGACGGCACTTTGTTTGGCAACAGGGGGACGACCATGAGAAGAGATGGCGTGCTGCGTCGCGGGATCGCGGCGGGGTTGATCTCGGGGCTGTCGCTGGTCACCACGGTGTCGGCGGATGACAAGCCCGCAGCGTCGGCTCAGGCGGTGGCGGGTGGTGCGGCCGCACCGGCGACCACGACCGTCATGGTGCCGCAACGGCAGTTGACGTATGAGACGGTCTACGACATCCGCTGCGTCTGCGTGCCC
The nucleotide sequence above comes from Paludisphaera rhizosphaerae. Encoded proteins:
- a CDS encoding serpin family protein, with translation MIQSIAKLAAGGVLAMGAAVMAADETPKAADPRVVSGVGQFTVDLYKALAAKPGNVFCSPLNVATAVSMTAAGAKGETADQIARTLHLERLGDAAHDGLGNLLAEVKGAIRPAANADVEKSPGLWSANAGWFDESTEILPEFIARLERSYHAAPHRVDFAHSADAARETINRWVADQTRDRIRDLLKPDNVRPGTTFVLTSAIYFKGFWTFPFDAKATTDDQFRTDGGLVPIKLMNQTASRLPYFENDALKAVTLPYKDGSLVMVVVLPRKEDGLADVEASLNASDLQAWSTNMRPTRVKLSLPKFQSTAEFDLKNTLSSLGMPDAFDPAKADFSGITGKRDTAIAAVVHKAFIEVEEKGTEAAAATAVVGVRSSAMLPQKDVIFRADHPFLYLIRDTQSGAILFMGRLSRP
- a CDS encoding NYN domain-containing protein, translating into MPKIEHERERNLAVFIDLENLAMGFQSQRKIKFDVQKVLERLVEKGKLIVKKAYADWSRYPNYTAPFHESAIELIEIPKRSQTGKNSADIRLVVDAMDLAWSKPHVDTFVIVSGDSDFSPLVSKLKENGKHVIGLGMKGSTSELLRDNCDEFIYYEDLERQEQNEQQLAIDLNSYLPANLTEKQREVFSLLVEACAALRRENHEVLYASMIKDTMKRKMPSFDESYFGYRSFTHLLEDADNVELVDIERNPKSGTYMVTRVSGEGAKDAARPAGPPEKSGQNQGGGHRGPRRQGSHR